In Ascaphus truei isolate aAscTru1 chromosome 5, aAscTru1.hap1, whole genome shotgun sequence, one genomic interval encodes:
- the LOC142495892 gene encoding protocadherin gamma-B5-like, with amino-acid sequence MAEMKTQQAQKYKGIRWQVMFSLLFSWLCHSVSGQIHYSIFEEARKGSTVGNISNDLALNIKDLSLRKFRIDSHISEKYFSISLENGNLYVTERIDREILCGAADTCFLTFDAVVENPLNVFHVKVEIQDINDNPPRFFQNTIELEISESTSLGAQFVLENAEDPDVGINSLQNYRLSANQHFVLREKTNTDGSKFPELLLEKSLDREMQSVYELILTAFDGGNPIQTGTALIKILITDFNDNFPIFTQEVYKVNINENSPINTTVLHVNATDKDEGTNAEVTYSFSKIPENALHTFIIHPKTGEIQNKGHLDFEMTRNYEMSVQAKDGGGLVAHSKVVIQVIDENDNAPEISITSISTPVPEDSLPGTVIALIKVHDLDSGENGEVDCQITGTVPFKLVSSSGTYSKIVTTSTLDREQISYYNITILATDKGSPQLFSRKTIRLDVSDINDNPPVFEKSTYVVYIPENNPQGASIYNIHALDLDTEENAKLIYSIVNANIEELPISSHLSINPVSGVLYAQRSFDYEQHKEFQIQINAIDNGSPALSSNATLKICIVDQNDNAPKILYPSAGTDGPPLFEMVPFAAEQNSLVTKVVAVDADSGHNAWLSYHFIHISEISLFNMNRHTGEIRTSRVFQEKDPLRQRVVVMVKDNGDPSLSATVTLNLVVAEHFQQMLPELSNQFSNADSQSNMQMYLIIAVALISFLFILTVMLVIVSKCNESKTSTAFSSLGTNIYSQVDPRLFSKYNTGTLPPYSYDVCVALESSENDFAFLKPSQHVPITSLIDADDSGIGSESAKETLSTGNLMKVSHNSI; translated from the coding sequence ATGGCTGAGATGAAAACCCAACAAGCACAGAAATACAAGGGGATCAGATGGCAAGTAATGTTTTCCTTATTATTTTCCTGGCTTTGTCATTCAGTCTCTGGTCAGATTCATTATTCCATTTTTGAAGAAGCTAGAAAGGGTTCTACTGTAGGAAATATTTCCAATGATCTTGCTTTAAATATTAAGGATTTGTCACTTAGAAAATTCCGTATTGATTCTCATATCTCTGAGAAATATTTTTCTATCAGTTTGGAAAATGGAAACCTGTATGTTACAGAgaggatagatagagagatattaTGTGGGGCAGCAGATACTTGCTTTCTAACCTTTGATGCAGTTGTTGAAAATCCCTTAAATGTTTTCCATGTTAAAGTGGAAATTCAGGATATAAATGACAATCCTCCAAGATTTTTTCAGAATACAATTGAATTAGAAATTAGTGAATCTACTTCACTTGGAGCACAATTTGTTTTAGAAAATGCAGAAGACCCAGATGTGGGAATTAACTCTCTACAAAATTATAGACTTAGTGCAAATCAGCATTTTGTGTTGAGAGAAAAGACCAACACTGATGGAAGCAAATTTCCAGAACTTTTGTTAGAAAAGTCTTTAGATCGTGAGATGCAAAGTGTTTATGAATTAATATTAACAGCATTTGATGGTGGAAATCCTATACAAACTGGGACTGCTTTAATTAAGATTCTTATAACTGATTTTAATGATAATTTTCCAATATTTACTCAAGAGGTATATAaagtaaatataaatgaaaatTCTCCAATTAATACAACGGTGCTTCATGTAAATGCTACTGATAAAGATGAAGGTACCAACGCAGAAGTCACATACTCTTTCAGCAAAATCCCAGAAAATGCCCTCCATACATTTATTATTCATCCCAAAACAGGGGAAATACAAAATAAAGGACATTTGGATTTTGAGATGACACGAAATTATGAAATGTCTGTACAAGCAAAGGATGGAGGTGGCCTTGTTGCGCATTCCAAGGTAGTAATACAAGTAATAGATGAAAATGATAATGCGCCTGAAATATCCATTACCTCAATATCTACTCCAGTTCCCGAGGATTCTTTACCTGGCACAGTGATAGCACTAATCAAGGTCCATGATCTAGACTCTGGAGAAAATGGTGAGGTTGACTGTCAAATCACAGGCACAGTACCTTTTAAATTAGTATCGTCATCTGGTACATATTCTAAAATTGTTACAACTAGTACTTTAGACAGAGAACAAATATCATATTATAATATCACAATTCTAGCCACTGACAAAGGATCTCCTCAACTGTTCAGCAGAAAAACCATCAGATTGGATGTATCAGATATAAATGACAATCCACCGGTTTTTGAGAAATCTACCTATGTGGTTTATATTCCAGAAAATAATCCACAGGGGGCATCAATATACAATATACATGCTTTGGATCTTGATACTGAAGAAAACGCAAAGCTTATTTATTCAATTGTCAATGCAAACATTGAAGAGCTTCCTATATCCTCTCATCTGTCTATTAACCCAGTAAGTGGAGTTCTCTATGCACAGCGATCCTTTGACTATGAGCAGCACAAGGAATTTCAAATCCAAATCAATGCTATAGACAATGGATCCCCGGCTCTGAGCAGCAATGCAACCCTGAAGATTTGTATAGTAGATCAGAATGACAATGCTCCAAAAATTCTCTACCCATCAGCGGGTACTGATGGTCCACCTTTGTTTGAGATGGTTCCTTTTGCTGCTGAACAGAATTCTTTAGTAACCAAAGTGGTAGCAGTGGATGCTGACTCTGGACACAATGCTTGGCTCTCCTATCATTTCATACATATATCAGAAATATCGCTTTTTAACATGAATCGACACACAGGGGAAATCAGGACATCCCGTGTCTTTCAAGAGAAAGATCCTTTGAGGCAAAGGGTTGTAGTTATGGTGAAGGACAATGGAGACCCATCGCTCTCAGCCACAGTTACCTTAAACCTGGTTGTTGCAGAACATTTTCAACAAATGCTTCCAGAACTCAGTAACCAATTCAGCAATGCAGACTCTCAATCTAACATGCAAATGTATCTCATAATAGCCGTTGCTcttatttcctttttatttatattgacTGTGATGTTGGTGATCGTATCGAAATGTAATGAATCCAAAACGTCAACGGCTTTCAGTTCTCTAGGTACCAATATATATTCTCAAGTTGATCCAAGATTATTTTCTAAATACAATACTGGGACTTTGCCACCTTATTCATATGATGTTTGTGTGGCCTTGGAGTCAAGTGAAAATGACTTTGCTTTCCTAAAACCTAGTCAACATGTCCCAATAACCAGTCTTATTGATGCCGATGATTCGGGAATTGGAAGTGAAAGTGCAAAAGAAACATTATCTACTGGCAATCTTATGAAGGTGAGTCACAATTCTATTTAA